In a genomic window of Paracoccaceae bacterium:
- a CDS encoding tetratricopeptide repeat protein, translating to MSDTDSFIEEVNEEVRRDRLFGLLKKYGWIGGLVVVLIVGGAAWSEYQKSLTRAQAEALGDAMLTALASDDAETRTVALADLSVENPTAQALVAMLTAAQAQQAGEAEDAAAQLDAVATDGDVPEIYRQIASFKSLTLQAGTLDSATRRQGYEALALAGSPLRLLAVEQLALMDVAGGDDAAAIERYQSILQDAAVTSDLQQRALQVIVALGGTPDLENLPVAGN from the coding sequence ATGAGCGACACCGATAGTTTTATTGAAGAAGTGAATGAAGAAGTCCGACGCGACAGGCTATTTGGCCTGTTAAAGAAGTACGGATGGATCGGTGGCCTTGTCGTGGTTCTGATAGTTGGCGGCGCTGCGTGGTCTGAGTACCAGAAATCACTGACCAGAGCGCAGGCGGAAGCACTTGGGGATGCCATGCTGACCGCGTTGGCAAGCGATGACGCGGAGACGCGCACGGTGGCCTTGGCCGATTTGAGTGTCGAAAACCCCACTGCGCAGGCACTGGTGGCGATGCTGACTGCGGCTCAGGCCCAGCAAGCAGGTGAGGCTGAGGACGCAGCGGCCCAACTCGACGCTGTCGCCACCGACGGGGATGTTCCCGAGATCTATCGTCAGATCGCGAGCTTCAAGTCCCTGACCCTGCAGGCGGGAACTTTGGATTCGGCAACGCGCCGGCAGGGTTACGAAGCTTTGGCCTTGGCTGGATCGCCTTTGCGCTTGCTCGCGGTCGAACAGTTGGCTTTGATGGATGTTGCGGGCGGTGACGATGCGGCCGCCATAGAACGCTATCAGAGCATTCTTCAGGACGCCGCCGTGACCTCGGACTTGCAACAGCGCGCCTTACAGGTGATTGTGGCGCTCGGAGGCACGCCAGATCTGGAAAACTTGCCAGTAGCAGGAAACTGA
- a CDS encoding efflux RND transporter periplasmic adaptor subunit: MRFFSIIAALLVSAVLALFILDRPRLFAIFGGDSAVTENATDSEIDEAGDIDTASLVKVVVQKSRARQIDTAVVLRGQTEAARTVGVRAETSATVISDPLRKGTRVQTGQVLCQLDEGTRGTGLAQARAQLEEARARVPEAEARLDQSLAQLDEAEINQNASNKLSAGGFASTTRVANSDAAVATAQAGVESARAGLQASQSGIQSAQAAVATAEKEIERLTIKAPFGGLLESDTAELGTLLQPGSLCGTIIQLNPIKLVAFVPETEVARVSLGAMASARLVAGSGALTGGPEARSSAVRGAVTFLSSSADPTTRTFRVEIEVPNSENKIRDGQTAEIMIAAEGATAHLLPQSALTLNDEGTLGVRTVDANAIVEFHPVALIRDSVDGVWLTGLADTADVIVLGQEYVIAGVRVAPTFRELSQ, from the coding sequence ATGCGGTTCTTTTCAATCATTGCTGCCCTTTTGGTATCAGCAGTATTGGCTTTGTTTATTCTGGATCGTCCCCGCCTATTCGCGATTTTTGGCGGCGACTCCGCCGTGACCGAAAATGCGACAGACTCTGAAATCGACGAGGCTGGCGACATAGACACAGCGTCGCTGGTCAAAGTCGTTGTTCAGAAATCCAGAGCGCGGCAGATAGATACCGCTGTCGTGTTGCGCGGCCAAACTGAAGCGGCGCGTACTGTAGGCGTCCGAGCCGAGACCTCTGCGACAGTGATTTCTGACCCGCTGCGCAAGGGGACCAGAGTGCAGACAGGGCAGGTCCTATGCCAGCTCGACGAGGGAACACGCGGTACAGGGTTGGCCCAAGCCCGGGCTCAACTGGAAGAAGCCCGCGCCCGTGTGCCAGAAGCAGAGGCCCGTTTGGATCAATCTCTGGCACAGCTGGATGAGGCAGAGATCAACCAAAACGCCTCAAACAAACTCAGCGCGGGCGGTTTTGCCTCGACCACACGCGTCGCCAATTCAGACGCAGCCGTCGCCACGGCACAAGCCGGTGTTGAGAGCGCGCGCGCAGGACTTCAGGCCAGCCAGTCCGGCATTCAAAGCGCTCAAGCCGCTGTAGCGACCGCAGAAAAGGAAATCGAACGCCTGACCATCAAAGCCCCGTTTGGGGGCCTTTTGGAAAGCGACACTGCCGAATTGGGTACCTTGCTACAACCGGGATCGCTCTGCGGTACAATCATACAGCTGAATCCGATCAAGCTGGTGGCCTTTGTGCCGGAAACCGAAGTGGCCCGTGTCTCGCTTGGCGCGATGGCTTCTGCCCGGCTCGTTGCGGGCAGTGGTGCGCTGACCGGAGGGCCGGAGGCGCGCAGCAGTGCAGTGCGCGGCGCAGTCACTTTCCTGTCGAGTTCTGCCGATCCGACGACCCGCACGTTCCGCGTCGAAATTGAAGTTCCGAACAGCGAAAACAAAATTCGAGATGGGCAGACCGCCGAAATCATGATCGCCGCAGAAGGTGCAACCGCTCATTTGCTGCCGCAATCTGCACTGACCCTGAACGATGAAGGTACGTTGGGCGTGCGCACCGTTGATGCCAATGCGATTGTTGAATTCCATCCCGTCGCCCTGATACGCGATTCCGTTGACGGGGTTTGGCTGACTGGCCTGGCCGATACGGCGGACGTTATCGTTCTCGGTCAGGAATATGTGATCGCCGGGGTGCGTGTTGCCCCGACATTCAGGGAACTCAGCCAATGA
- a CDS encoding efflux RND transporter permease subunit has product MTGIVDWAANRARMVVAFILLSLVVGGYAYTTLPKEGEPDIEIPALFVSVAFPGISAADSETLLIKPMETELVDLDGLKDMSATAAESYAGVALEFEFGWDKTKVLADVRDAMSKAQADFPDGAEQYTINEINFSEFPIIIVNLTGPVPERTMVRVAKDLQDDLEAVDAILEAGIAGSRDEMLEVLIDPLRLEAYNVTAADLINTVRNNNQLIAAGEVDTAQGSFAVKIPSSFDDPRDVYNLPVKTNGDRVVTLGDLAEINPTFEDRVGTARFNGENSVALQVVKRKGFNLIDTAAIVKELVAEQSQTWPEGLQAAVEVGTSNDQSRIVNGMVQQLLGSVFTAIALVMIVVLAALGIRAALLVGFAIPTSFLLCFAFLAVMGISISNIVMFGLILAVGMLVDGAIVVVEYADKRQQEGEGPMRAYVEAAKRMFWPIISSTATTLCAFLPMLFWPGVPGEFMGMLPVTLIFVLSASLVVALIYLPVMGGVTGRLERWMADYMTAIAGLRWYLHVALFPIAAVMMAMSGLMSPIFAAIGARFAIMDSLNLLGSVIPTLFVVFLFILVAAASLFVALGGFMLGLVSVFAILTRMGRRGRWLASRLFRAEPQSIRSGYQRSAFGHVIAAIAGNPVMPLVVAGTVFIFVGTVLMFFTNNNNGVEFFVESEPEQGIVYVLARGNLSLEEKDALVRQAEDIVLGHPGVINAFSFAGEGGLNTDTGGGTAPKDMIGQVQFETIPWEDRADQPELDGDIVIAELTEQLEALPGVKIEILAQARGPASGKPVHLRLKSDSFPDLIDAATLARAEFDRTPGLTLIEDTRPLPGIDWQIDVDVEKAGRYGADVATVGAMVQLVTRGLWLDTMRVDTSDEEIDIRVRLPEKDRVLSTLDTLKVRTQDGLIPLSNFIIRTPVPKLAEINRIEQKRYFDVKADVAPGLMKVVETRRVDGVDVNETLAVLRPAGADGDMTALDGSAFKITDRLDDGVADLQDGVSGGDLRLIPVNANERIGVLSEWLETNPLPAGVEFEWTGDQEEQAESQAFLSSAFTAALGLMFIILLAQFNSFYNAILVLLAVVLSTTGVLIGMLVMGQTFSIIMTGTGIVALAGIVVNNNIILIDTYQEYSQYMPRIEAIIRTAQARIRPVLLTTITTMAGLAPMMFGLSLNFADGGYTINSPTALWWKQLATAVVFGLGIATVLTLMVTPSMLAIRVWASTYLQWIATLLAKMSMGRASRAARDWALQKDARNVISGEILWDDPSFPSATPETTGALKAAE; this is encoded by the coding sequence ATGACCGGGATTGTCGATTGGGCCGCCAACCGGGCGCGGATGGTGGTTGCCTTTATCCTGCTATCCCTTGTTGTGGGCGGTTATGCTTACACCACCCTGCCCAAGGAAGGCGAACCGGACATAGAAATTCCGGCACTGTTTGTTTCTGTTGCCTTCCCCGGCATCTCAGCGGCCGATAGCGAAACGCTGCTGATCAAACCGATGGAAACGGAACTTGTCGATCTGGACGGCCTCAAGGACATGTCCGCCACGGCTGCCGAGAGTTACGCGGGCGTGGCGCTGGAGTTTGAGTTCGGTTGGGATAAAACCAAAGTGCTCGCGGATGTGCGTGACGCGATGAGCAAGGCGCAAGCTGATTTCCCGGATGGCGCCGAACAATATACCATCAATGAAATCAATTTCTCTGAATTTCCGATCATCATTGTCAATCTCACCGGTCCGGTACCGGAACGTACAATGGTGCGGGTTGCCAAGGACTTGCAAGACGATCTTGAAGCCGTAGATGCCATTTTGGAGGCAGGAATCGCTGGCAGCCGAGACGAGATGCTGGAGGTCCTGATCGATCCGTTGCGCTTGGAAGCCTATAATGTCACGGCTGCTGATCTGATCAATACTGTTCGCAACAATAACCAGTTGATCGCAGCAGGCGAAGTGGACACGGCGCAGGGTTCATTTGCGGTAAAAATCCCATCCTCGTTTGATGATCCGCGTGATGTTTACAACCTGCCTGTTAAGACAAATGGCGACCGCGTTGTGACGCTGGGCGATCTGGCCGAAATCAATCCTACTTTTGAAGATCGCGTTGGAACTGCCCGTTTTAATGGCGAAAACTCCGTGGCGTTACAAGTCGTCAAGCGCAAGGGCTTCAACCTCATCGACACTGCTGCCATCGTCAAGGAACTGGTGGCCGAACAGTCCCAGACATGGCCCGAAGGACTGCAGGCCGCCGTAGAAGTTGGCACCTCCAATGATCAGTCGCGCATCGTCAATGGCATGGTGCAACAGCTTCTCGGCTCTGTCTTTACCGCCATCGCGCTGGTGATGATTGTTGTCCTGGCAGCGCTGGGTATTCGAGCTGCCTTGCTGGTGGGTTTTGCAATCCCGACCTCGTTTTTATTGTGCTTTGCGTTCCTCGCCGTCATGGGCATTTCCATTTCCAATATCGTGATGTTCGGTCTGATCCTTGCCGTTGGCATGCTTGTCGACGGGGCCATTGTGGTGGTGGAATACGCCGACAAGCGCCAACAAGAAGGCGAAGGCCCGATGCGCGCCTACGTCGAGGCCGCCAAGCGCATGTTCTGGCCGATCATTTCCTCTACCGCGACCACGCTCTGCGCCTTTTTGCCGATGCTCTTCTGGCCCGGTGTTCCGGGTGAATTCATGGGCATGCTGCCGGTCACGCTGATCTTTGTGCTGTCTGCCTCTCTGGTTGTGGCGCTGATTTATCTGCCTGTGATGGGCGGGGTCACGGGTCGCCTGGAACGCTGGATGGCCGATTACATGACCGCAATCGCCGGATTGCGCTGGTATCTGCACGTTGCCCTGTTCCCGATCGCCGCTGTGATGATGGCGATGTCCGGTCTGATGAGTCCGATCTTTGCCGCAATTGGCGCGCGTTTTGCCATCATGGACAGCCTGAATCTTCTGGGCTCTGTCATCCCCACGCTGTTTGTGGTCTTCCTGTTCATTCTGGTGGCGGCAGCTAGCCTTTTCGTGGCGCTTGGAGGGTTTATGCTGGGGCTGGTGTCAGTCTTTGCAATTCTGACCCGCATGGGCCGCAGAGGACGATGGCTCGCCAGCCGCCTGTTTCGGGCTGAACCTCAAAGCATCCGCTCTGGGTATCAACGCTCCGCTTTTGGCCATGTCATCGCGGCCATTGCCGGGAACCCGGTGATGCCATTGGTGGTTGCTGGAACCGTCTTCATATTTGTCGGTACCGTGTTGATGTTCTTCACCAATAACAACAATGGCGTTGAATTCTTTGTGGAATCAGAACCCGAGCAAGGCATCGTCTATGTGCTGGCGCGCGGCAACCTCAGCCTTGAAGAGAAAGACGCCCTCGTTCGTCAGGCCGAAGACATCGTGCTGGGTCATCCCGGCGTCATCAACGCATTCTCATTTGCCGGTGAAGGCGGTTTGAACACTGATACGGGCGGCGGCACGGCACCCAAGGATATGATCGGCCAGGTTCAGTTTGAAACAATCCCCTGGGAAGACCGCGCAGATCAGCCCGAACTGGACGGCGACATCGTCATTGCCGAGTTGACCGAGCAGCTTGAAGCACTGCCCGGTGTTAAAATCGAAATCCTCGCACAAGCACGCGGGCCAGCGTCGGGCAAACCCGTGCATCTGAGGTTAAAATCAGACAGTTTCCCGGATTTGATCGACGCGGCCACCCTCGCGCGCGCCGAGTTTGATCGCACCCCCGGCCTGACCCTTATTGAGGACACGCGCCCCCTGCCCGGCATTGACTGGCAGATCGACGTGGATGTTGAAAAAGCCGGACGATACGGCGCAGATGTCGCCACAGTGGGCGCGATGGTACAACTGGTCACACGCGGTCTTTGGTTGGATACGATGCGCGTGGATACATCAGATGAAGAGATCGACATCCGCGTGCGCCTTCCCGAAAAGGACCGCGTGCTATCCACGCTCGATACGTTGAAGGTCCGCACCCAGGATGGTTTGATTCCCCTGTCAAACTTCATCATCCGCACGCCCGTGCCAAAGCTGGCGGAAATCAACCGGATCGAACAGAAACGATATTTCGATGTCAAAGCGGATGTTGCACCGGGCCTGATGAAAGTAGTCGAAACCCGGCGGGTAGATGGCGTCGATGTGAATGAAACGCTGGCTGTTCTGCGACCCGCCGGGGCGGACGGCGATATGACTGCTCTTGATGGGTCAGCGTTCAAGATTACGGATCGCTTGGATGATGGCGTGGCAGATTTGCAGGATGGCGTAAGTGGAGGTGATTTGCGCCTTATCCCTGTCAACGCAAATGAGCGCATTGGCGTTTTGTCGGAATGGCTGGAAACGAACCCGCTGCCAGCAGGTGTCGAGTTTGAATGGACCGGCGACCAAGAAGAACAGGCTGAAAGTCAGGCTTTTCTGTCATCTGCTTTCACCGCCGCCTTGGGCTTGATGTTCATTATTCTGCTGGCGCAGTTCAACAGCTTTTACAACGCGATCCTCGTACTTTTGGCTGTTGTTTTGTCGACCACGGGCGTACTTATCGGTATGCTGGTGATGGGTCAGACCTTCTCGATCATCATGACCGGCACGGGGATCGTCGCGCTTGCAGGGATTGTGGTGAACAACAATATCATCCTGATCGACACGTATCAGGAATACAGCCAATATATGCCACGGATCGAGGCGATCATTCGCACCGCACAAGCACGCATTCGCCCTGTATTGCTCACCACCATTACGACCATGGCGGGCCTTGCGCCGATGATGTTTGGGCTGAGTCTGAATTTTGCCGATGGCGGTTATACCATCAACAGCCCCACAGCCTTGTGGTGGAAACAACTGGCCACAGCCGTCGTATTTGGTCTTGGGATTGCGACGGTACTGACCTTGATGGTGACCCCATCGATGTTGGCCATAAGAGTATGGGCCTCAACCTATTTACAGTGGATTGCGACGCTCCTGGCCAAGATGTCGATGGGGCGGGCTTCGCGTGCCGCGCGTGATTGGGCGCTCCAGAAAGATGCGCGCAATGTGATTTCCGGTGAGATTCTTTGGGACGACCCCTCATTCCCGAGCGCGACACCTGAAACGACAGGAGCCTTGAAAGCGGCAGAATAA
- a CDS encoding DUF302 domain-containing protein → MIRSLTLNLALGTALLSAPALADDMITITSPHSVSETIDRLEQAVQGAGATVFARVDHAAGAAKIDAELRPTQLLIFGNPKIGTPAMQAAQTMGLDLPLRVLAYENESGETVVVYHAPAAVADAHGVETSAPFVQTMTGALNKLTAKATSTE, encoded by the coding sequence ATGATCAGATCACTCACTCTCAACCTCGCTCTTGGCACAGCTCTTCTCTCCGCACCGGCACTGGCAGACGACATGATCACAATAACTAGTCCACATTCTGTCTCTGAGACCATCGACAGGCTGGAACAAGCTGTGCAGGGCGCTGGCGCCACTGTTTTTGCACGTGTTGACCACGCCGCTGGCGCCGCAAAGATTGATGCGGAATTGCGACCGACACAGCTGTTGATCTTCGGCAACCCGAAAATTGGAACGCCCGCGATGCAAGCGGCGCAAACCATGGGCTTGGATTTACCTTTGCGGGTGCTGGCGTATGAAAATGAAAGTGGCGAGACCGTCGTAGTCTATCATGCTCCGGCGGCTGTGGCAGATGCCCATGGCGTGGAAACATCTGCTCCGTTTGTTCAAACCATGACGGGCGCGCTCAACAAACTGACTGCCAAAGCGACTTCAACCGAGTGA
- a CDS encoding ABC transporter ATP-binding protein/permease, with translation MPTDTTATPDAKTAQGSQPTDAEERRSGLRTIRKVAPYLWPADLAWVRRRVLGAMALLIFAKVISVTTPFFYKGAVDALAEEGVPMLALGAIGLTIAYGVARLMTVGFQQLRDAVFARVGQRALRMLALETFQHIHRLSMRYHISRKTGGLSRIIERGVKGVDFLLRFLLFSIGPLMLELVMVGIILALVFDIYYLLIVAGTIALYIWFTFAVTEWRVKLRREMNDQDTDANQKAIDSLLNYETVKYFGAEEREARRYDAAMEGYEAAAIKTNYSLAFLNFGQSLLITAGLIGVMVMAAIGVQNGSLTVGDFVMVNAYMVQITVPLNFLGTVYREIRQALVDMGEMFDLLEQPQEVTDKQDAKTLAVEGGRIELDNVEFGYDPERAILKGVSITAEPGEMVAIVGSTGSGKSTIGRLLFRFYDVGKGALRIDGQDIRDVTQDSLHAAIGVVPQDTVLFNDTIRYNIGYGRGDATQDEIEAAAKAAQIHDFIQSLPDGYDTAVGERGLKLSGGEKQRVGIARTLLKDPPILLLDEATSALDSETEQDIKEALMQAGRGRTVLTIAHRLSTIAEADRIVVLEQGDVVEQGTHEALLANEGRYAQLWLRQQSDESAATVA, from the coding sequence ATGCCGACCGACACCACTGCGACGCCCGACGCCAAAACGGCGCAAGGGTCACAACCAACCGACGCCGAAGAACGCCGCTCTGGACTGCGCACTATTCGCAAAGTAGCCCCCTATCTTTGGCCAGCAGATCTTGCGTGGGTTCGCCGCAGGGTACTCGGTGCCATGGCATTGCTCATTTTTGCCAAGGTTATTTCAGTAACCACACCCTTCTTTTACAAAGGAGCCGTGGATGCTTTGGCCGAAGAAGGGGTGCCAATGCTTGCGCTCGGGGCGATTGGCCTGACCATCGCCTACGGTGTAGCACGCCTGATGACCGTCGGTTTCCAGCAGTTGCGTGATGCGGTTTTCGCGCGGGTGGGACAGCGCGCGCTTCGTATGCTCGCCCTGGAAACATTCCAACACATTCACCGGTTGTCCATGCGGTATCACATTTCGCGTAAGACCGGGGGGCTAAGCCGCATCATTGAGCGCGGCGTGAAAGGCGTCGATTTTCTACTACGGTTTTTGCTGTTTTCGATCGGACCTTTGATGCTGGAACTGGTGATGGTGGGTATCATTTTGGCTCTGGTTTTTGATATCTACTATCTGTTGATCGTTGCCGGAACGATCGCCTTGTATATTTGGTTCACCTTTGCCGTAACGGAATGGCGCGTGAAGTTGCGTCGCGAAATGAATGACCAGGATACCGACGCCAACCAGAAGGCCATAGACAGCCTTTTGAATTATGAGACGGTCAAGTACTTCGGCGCCGAGGAACGTGAAGCGCGCCGTTATGATGCCGCGATGGAGGGTTACGAGGCGGCGGCGATCAAAACCAATTACAGCCTCGCGTTTTTGAATTTTGGTCAATCATTGCTGATCACGGCCGGGTTGATTGGCGTGATGGTGATGGCGGCCATTGGTGTACAGAACGGGTCGCTCACCGTTGGCGATTTCGTGATGGTCAACGCCTATATGGTGCAGATCACCGTACCATTAAATTTCCTGGGTACTGTATACCGCGAAATCCGGCAGGCGCTTGTGGACATGGGCGAGATGTTCGATCTGTTGGAGCAGCCCCAGGAAGTCACTGATAAACAGGATGCGAAAACGCTTGCTGTGGAGGGCGGTCGCATTGAGCTTGATAACGTCGAGTTTGGATACGATCCGGAACGCGCCATTCTCAAGGGGGTATCGATTACTGCGGAACCGGGCGAAATGGTTGCAATTGTGGGTTCTACGGGGTCGGGGAAGTCCACGATTGGGCGCTTGCTGTTTCGCTTTTATGATGTGGGCAAAGGCGCTTTGCGGATTGATGGTCAGGATATTCGGGATGTCACACAAGACAGTTTGCACGCAGCCATCGGTGTGGTGCCACAGGACACCGTGCTGTTTAACGATACAATTCGGTATAACATCGGGTATGGGCGCGGTGATGCGACGCAGGATGAAATTGAGGCCGCTGCAAAAGCTGCGCAGATTCATGACTTCATTCAGAGTTTGCCCGATGGGTATGACACGGCTGTTGGTGAACGCGGTCTCAAGCTTTCAGGTGGCGAAAAGCAACGCGTCGGGATCGCGCGCACCTTGCTGAAGGACCCACCTATTTTGCTGTTGGACGAAGCCACCTCGGCTCTGGACTCCGAAACAGAGCAGGATATCAAGGAAGCGCTGATGCAAGCCGGACGGGGTCGTACGGTGCTCACCATTGCCCATCGGCTTTCCACAATCGCAGAAGCAGACCGGATTGTCGTTCTGGAGCAGGGAGACGTGGTCGAACAAGGGACACATGAGGCCCTGTTAGCTAATGAAGGGCGCTATGCCCAATTGTGGTTGCGCCAGCAGTCCGACGAAAGCGCAGCAACTGTGGCCTGA
- a CDS encoding LysM peptidoglycan-binding domain-containing protein gives MREDGSITKPGGTGLLMAGLIVAGLMGMGTYITIRSQNTPSQEDLSAVLAPASETVDRSGEPAAQAEGQTEADTAAVATQEEAKSPPPITPSISEVRLEDDGLAVIGGRAEPGATVSVLIDGTEVATTQADARGFFAAVAFVGRDEGARILTLQAEAAGVTIASTEDVILAPVARQLAQVDPTAEELKTTDETDAGSVGPADGVEEEKRKDDRLARIVPDETGGNDPDPENTQVGRQPQGTPPPPVDDVLALSSDVTTPAPRPRALVSEALEDVSSDGPGDLPDDVSPEATNDFAVDVGSQPINPDQAPATSEEPSQQPIAVLKSTQEGVTLLQTDAPPTVSIGIDTIGYSAQGEVELSGRATLGSFEARLYLDNRFVSSLQVDADGTWRGTVPDVDTGIYTLRVDEVNAAGDVTSRVETPFRREAPSVLAQAIAGQDGLVQAVTVQTGDTLWAIARERYGEGLLFVRVFEANSDAIRDPNLIYPGQVFDLPIE, from the coding sequence ATGCGAGAAGATGGCTCGATCACCAAGCCCGGTGGCACAGGATTGCTGATGGCTGGCCTGATCGTCGCGGGTTTGATGGGGATGGGTACCTACATCACCATCCGTTCGCAAAACACGCCCAGCCAAGAGGATTTGTCAGCGGTTCTGGCTCCTGCGTCAGAGACAGTGGACCGCTCTGGCGAACCTGCTGCGCAAGCCGAAGGGCAGACAGAGGCGGACACTGCGGCAGTTGCAACTCAAGAGGAAGCCAAATCTCCCCCACCTATCACGCCGAGCATCAGCGAGGTGCGACTGGAGGATGACGGGTTGGCAGTGATCGGGGGTCGTGCTGAACCTGGCGCTACCGTTTCGGTCTTGATCGATGGGACCGAGGTTGCCACGACACAAGCGGATGCACGCGGTTTTTTTGCTGCAGTGGCTTTTGTCGGGCGCGATGAGGGCGCGCGGATTCTAACGCTTCAGGCAGAGGCTGCGGGGGTGACAATTGCGTCGACGGAAGATGTGATTTTGGCGCCGGTCGCAAGGCAACTGGCGCAGGTCGATCCGACAGCCGAAGAGTTGAAAACCACCGATGAAACCGATGCGGGATCCGTTGGACCTGCTGACGGTGTCGAGGAAGAAAAGCGCAAGGATGACCGGTTGGCGCGCATCGTGCCAGACGAAACTGGCGGCAATGACCCGGACCCAGAAAACACACAGGTTGGACGACAACCCCAAGGGACGCCACCGCCGCCGGTCGATGATGTGCTTGCATTGTCGTCCGACGTCACCACGCCAGCGCCGAGGCCAAGAGCACTGGTTTCCGAAGCTTTGGAGGACGTATCCTCAGACGGACCGGGCGATCTGCCGGACGATGTGTCACCAGAAGCCACGAATGACTTCGCTGTGGACGTTGGATCGCAACCCATAAATCCGGACCAGGCTCCAGCCACGTCCGAGGAGCCATCGCAACAGCCTATCGCGGTTTTGAAGTCTACCCAAGAAGGCGTCACGCTGTTGCAAACAGACGCGCCACCAACCGTCAGCATTGGCATTGACACCATTGGGTATAGCGCCCAGGGGGAAGTGGAACTGTCAGGGCGCGCCACGCTTGGAAGCTTCGAAGCGCGCTTGTATTTGGACAACCGTTTCGTGTCCTCACTGCAGGTCGACGCGGATGGTACGTGGCGGGGCACCGTACCGGACGTGGACACCGGCATATACACCTTGCGTGTGGACGAGGTAAATGCAGCAGGTGACGTCACAAGCCGGGTGGAAACCCCTTTCAGGCGCGAAGCACCGTCTGTCTTGGCGCAAGCGATCGCCGGACAGGATGGCCTGGTGCAAGCAGTGACCGTGCAAACCGGTGACACGTTGTGGGCAATTGCGCGGGAGCGCTATGGGGAAGGGCTGCTTTTTGTGCGGGTTTTTGAAGCCAATAGTGATGCCATACGAGATCCGAACCTAATCTACCCCGGTCAGGTATTCGATCTCCCTATTGAGTAA
- a CDS encoding TIGR00730 family Rossman fold protein translates to MRPKSVCVYCGARTGGDPAYMRDAESIGTMLAEEGWRLVYGAGDVGLMGAVARTAQKTGGTTFGVIPQHLVAWEVGKTDLTTYVVTETMHERKKVMFMNCDAVVVLPGGAGSLDELFEVLTWRQLGLHDKPVFLVNTNGYWAPLMALLRHVTDHGFAAETLHDYYSVVPDSAAARAALRTVLS, encoded by the coding sequence ATGAGACCGAAGTCCGTCTGCGTTTACTGCGGCGCGCGCACTGGCGGCGATCCCGCCTACATGCGCGACGCAGAGTCGATTGGTACCATGCTGGCCGAGGAAGGCTGGCGCCTGGTCTATGGCGCGGGCGATGTGGGTTTGATGGGGGCGGTAGCGCGTACGGCACAAAAGACCGGCGGCACGACATTCGGTGTGATCCCTCAGCACCTTGTGGCTTGGGAAGTCGGAAAGACAGATCTGACAACCTATGTGGTCACTGAAACGATGCATGAACGCAAAAAGGTCATGTTCATGAATTGTGACGCAGTGGTTGTTTTGCCCGGTGGCGCAGGCTCGCTTGATGAACTGTTTGAAGTCTTGACATGGCGCCAGCTGGGCTTGCATGATAAACCTGTTTTTCTTGTTAATACAAATGGTTACTGGGCTCCCCTCATGGCTCTCCTGCGCCATGTAACCGATCACGGGTTTGCTGCTGAAACGCTGCATGACTACTACAGCGTTGTGCCTGACAGCGCCGCTGCACGCGCGGCGTTGCGCACGGTTTTATCCTGA
- a CDS encoding superoxide dismutase, which translates to MAFSLPDLPYAHDALAAHGMSAETMEFHHDLHHNAYVTNGNKAIEGTEWDGKSLEEIIKGTYDSSAVAQNGIFNNISQLWNHNQFWEMMGPGASAMPGELEKAIVESFGSVDQFKADFSAAGAGQFGSGWAWLVKDTDGSLKVTKTENGVNPVCFGQTALLGCDVWEHSYYIDFRNKRPAYLENFLNNLVNWENVASRM; encoded by the coding sequence ATGGCTTTTTCACTTCCTGATCTTCCCTACGCCCACGACGCGCTTGCGGCGCATGGCATGTCCGCAGAAACCATGGAGTTCCACCATGACCTGCACCACAACGCCTATGTGACCAATGGCAACAAGGCGATTGAGGGCACCGAGTGGGATGGCAAATCTCTCGAAGAGATCATCAAAGGCACCTATGACAGTTCAGCCGTGGCGCAAAACGGCATCTTCAACAACATCAGCCAGCTTTGGAACCACAATCAGTTCTGGGAAATGATGGGGCCCGGCGCGAGCGCGATGCCGGGAGAGCTTGAAAAAGCAATCGTCGAGAGTTTTGGATCGGTCGATCAATTCAAGGCTGACTTTTCCGCAGCAGGCGCGGGTCAGTTTGGCTCGGGTTGGGCGTGGCTGGTCAAGGATACGGATGGCAGCCTCAAAGTGACCAAGACGGAAAACGGCGTGAACCCGGTCTGCTTTGGTCAGACGGCGCTTTTGGGGTGTGATGTGTGGGAGCACTCCTACTACATCGATTTCCGCAACAAGCGCCCTGCCTATCTTGAGAACTTCCTCAACAATCTGGTGAATTGGGAAAACGTCGCATCGCGTATGTAA